In Treponema vincentii, a single window of DNA contains:
- a CDS encoding MFS transporter, whose protein sequence is MNEQLSAYKIKQGRRIYDIYNIFNSFSFALVTGNTVTLYALFLKANTTVVGLLTAFMYLSFFAIPLGKLMVMRFSIMQTFGSTWLLRTASLLPLLAIPFLVSAGHDQYALYCLLLAVGLFNFFRGVGMIANNPVIRILAPGKDRSSYIVRLSLINNLAALLATVLLAWLLRRDPSVQSYNLASMIGILLGFIASILLFRIPEPQSAKPNRQKRKDNTTPRQGSTFLRHIRDAFKDANFRRFVLAFFIISLGIAMIRPFIIVYAKEVYSRRDSAATILSVYSLVGALSVGLLMHLIIDRIGAKPIFIIFSAISALSLIPAFFAPGLASAGILSTVFLILFTMISNVGFVGQDNSSQAYFFAMVPEEALMDLSMLYYFILAITGGAGSILGGTILDLLRVQGFSYLQSYQIFFLIVIAIIAIGIVFQRKLLNLGSYRVFETLAVLFSPRDMKALNLLHKLDRSETIETEEKILNELGEIASSVSCDQLLHYLESPRFTIRMNALRALYSMNTINAKVRDVVLKELEQGAFTTAPLAARILAKFNVQQAVTPLRTALDSDDYYLAGEAMVALARLNDSYSQPKIGTILSQAENPALILKGIRALELFNADNSPMFILDILRRDTVPPYIENEALLALASLMGIQNDFYYMFEKYRNEKQSPSILFIDILDEIFETKKTSDPVLKKTVIDFIQDYQYDEAFVHWLIGFGKNKLGIRSALLVAVALDIGLIHREAFRFFLSFWAISLFKKPELAER, encoded by the coding sequence ATGAATGAGCAACTGTCGGCCTATAAAATTAAACAAGGGCGGCGAATCTACGACATTTACAATATCTTCAATTCTTTTTCTTTTGCGCTTGTTACCGGCAATACGGTTACTCTTTATGCGCTCTTTTTAAAAGCTAACACAACGGTAGTCGGTTTACTGACTGCGTTTATGTATCTTTCGTTTTTTGCCATTCCGCTTGGTAAATTGATGGTGATGCGTTTCAGCATTATGCAGACATTCGGCAGTACATGGCTTTTGCGTACCGCCTCGCTGCTGCCGCTGCTTGCCATCCCGTTTCTTGTCTCTGCAGGACACGATCAGTATGCGCTCTATTGCCTATTGCTTGCGGTAGGGCTGTTCAATTTTTTCCGCGGCGTCGGGATGATTGCTAATAATCCCGTTATCAGAATCCTTGCGCCCGGGAAAGACCGCAGCTCGTATATCGTGCGTCTTTCCTTAATCAACAATCTTGCAGCATTACTCGCCACTGTTTTGCTGGCATGGCTTTTACGGAGGGATCCTTCGGTACAAAGCTATAACCTTGCCAGCATGATCGGCATACTGCTCGGCTTTATCGCCTCTATCCTGCTGTTTAGAATACCGGAACCTCAGTCCGCAAAACCGAACCGTCAAAAGCGGAAAGACAATACTACCCCGCGCCAAGGCTCCACTTTTTTGAGGCACATTCGTGATGCCTTTAAAGATGCAAACTTTAGACGGTTCGTATTGGCGTTCTTTATTATCAGTCTCGGTATTGCGATGATCCGTCCGTTTATCATCGTGTATGCAAAAGAAGTTTACAGTAGACGCGACAGCGCTGCGACCATCTTATCCGTGTACTCACTTGTAGGCGCCCTCAGCGTCGGGCTTTTAATGCATCTGATTATCGACCGCATCGGCGCTAAACCGATCTTTATCATTTTCAGCGCAATCAGCGCCCTTTCGTTAATACCGGCTTTCTTTGCGCCGGGACTTGCAAGCGCCGGTATACTCAGTACCGTTTTTCTCATCTTATTTACGATGATCAGCAATGTCGGTTTTGTCGGGCAGGATAATTCGTCGCAAGCATATTTCTTCGCAATGGTGCCGGAAGAGGCGCTGATGGATTTAAGTATGCTCTATTACTTTATCCTTGCGATTACCGGCGGAGCAGGTTCCATCCTCGGCGGAACGATACTCGACCTTTTGCGTGTGCAAGGGTTTTCCTACCTGCAATCGTATCAAATATTTTTCTTGATAGTTATCGCCATTATCGCAATCGGTATCGTATTTCAGCGCAAACTCTTGAACCTCGGCAGTTACCGCGTGTTTGAAACGCTTGCCGTGCTCTTTTCTCCCCGCGATATGAAGGCACTTAACCTTCTGCACAAATTAGACCGAAGCGAGACTATCGAAACCGAGGAGAAAATCCTCAACGAACTCGGCGAAATTGCTTCATCGGTATCCTGCGATCAGCTGCTGCACTACCTTGAATCTCCGCGGTTTACAATTCGGATGAACGCATTACGGGCGCTCTATTCGATGAATACCATCAATGCGAAGGTACGCGATGTAGTGTTGAAAGAGCTTGAACAGGGGGCGTTTACCACAGCGCCGCTCGCCGCGCGGATACTCGCCAAATTCAATGTGCAGCAGGCGGTTACCCCGTTACGGACAGCGCTCGACAGCGACGACTACTATCTTGCCGGAGAAGCGATGGTCGCCCTTGCCCGGCTGAACGACAGCTACAGCCAGCCTAAAATCGGCACCATACTATCCCAAGCGGAAAACCCCGCGCTGATACTGAAAGGAATACGTGCGCTGGAGCTTTTTAATGCAGATAATTCCCCTATGTTTATTCTGGATATTCTCCGCAGGGACACCGTTCCGCCCTATATCGAAAACGAAGCGCTGCTTGCACTGGCATCATTAATGGGTATCCAAAACGACTTTTATTATATGTTTGAAAAATACCGGAACGAAAAACAATCGCCGTCCATTTTGTTTATCGATATACTCGATGAAATTTTTGAAACGAAAAAAACGAGCGATCCCGTGCTGAAAAAGACTGTCATCGATTTTATCCAAGACTACCAATACGACGAAGCCTTTGTACACTGGCTCATCGGATTCGGTAAAAACAAATTGGGCATACGGTCGGCTCTGCTCGTGGCCGTCGCCCTTGATATCGGCTTAATTCATCGGGAAGCGTTCCGCTTCTTTTTGTCGTTTTGGGCTATCTCCTTATTCAAAAAACCGGAACTTGCGGAACGGTAG
- a CDS encoding DUF2156 domain-containing protein, translated as MDVIARYPEFSPLSLEAVQAIKNDLRLLKDGISELTFGSLYFFRNFYKYKISRFNEHTLLFLGEEKQKQFFFTIGAPLPISTIKELYNDCAYWKLISESYLSNNESLFQNFKASPAEDRDNFDYLYTRLSLSTLSGKQLHKKKNHINGFLHNYPDFTLKKLDSDTKKDAYKILDIWATEQTDLQDTDYEAAQQALALPSIEDFLSLILYVQGVPVAWCLAELAGQGSIAVVHFEKARTDFRGSYQYINYAFAQSLSEQVVYINREQDLGDEGLRHAKMSYKPEGFVKKYRLDKGAL; from the coding sequence ATGGACGTCATCGCGCGGTATCCTGAATTTTCTCCGCTATCCCTTGAAGCTGTACAAGCAATTAAAAACGATTTACGGTTGCTAAAGGACGGTATTTCGGAGTTAACCTTCGGAAGTTTGTATTTTTTTAGGAATTTTTATAAATATAAGATAAGCAGATTTAATGAGCATACCCTGCTCTTTTTGGGGGAAGAGAAGCAAAAACAGTTTTTTTTCACAATTGGGGCACCTCTTCCTATTTCTACGATTAAAGAACTGTACAACGATTGTGCTTACTGGAAATTAATCTCGGAATCCTATTTAAGTAACAATGAGTCGCTTTTCCAAAATTTTAAAGCCTCCCCTGCAGAAGACAGGGACAATTTCGATTACCTGTACACCCGCCTCTCGTTGAGTACGCTTTCCGGCAAGCAATTACATAAAAAAAAGAACCACATAAACGGATTTTTACACAACTATCCGGACTTTACTTTAAAAAAATTGGATTCCGATACAAAAAAAGACGCATATAAAATCTTAGATATCTGGGCAACGGAACAAACCGATCTCCAAGATACCGATTACGAGGCTGCACAACAGGCTTTAGCATTACCGTCGATAGAGGATTTTCTTAGTCTTATCCTCTATGTACAAGGTGTGCCGGTGGCATGGTGTTTAGCTGAATTAGCCGGTCAAGGGTCTATCGCCGTTGTCCATTTTGAAAAAGCACGAACCGATTTTCGAGGCAGCTATCAATACATCAACTATGCCTTTGCACAATCGCTTTCCGAACAAGTCGTGTACATCAACCGCGAGCAAGATTTGGGAGACGAGGGGCTGCGCCATGCAAAAATGAGCTACAAGCCGGAAGGTTTTGTTAAAAAATACCGGCTTGATAAAGGAGCGCTTTGA
- a CDS encoding pyridoxal-phosphate dependent enzyme, whose product MKLVSTRNSNITVSFKHAIFDCMPADGGLYVPYSEHDLRSWILHMNEQTTFSTIAGSLTAALLKEEISPVISERIAAAAFQGYSPRLRQLDDRLFLLELFHGPTGNHRDFGFLWLASALEHLLTIDEKNAIVIASSTGAGGRSMAAAFGNKKHLKLIILYPKGYARGLKPEHLFQNGGSVYPVEVEGDTAAVENLIRSIYQERQLIEEYNLTLANTVNIGRILPQVFFYMFAFTRIKARTAGEIFYAVPSGNYGNLAAGLYAWKFCLPVKGFITDATEALNCDETGSCRCVASSIPLAERGPADPAVPSSIERLEQVFTLSPAIMKSIIFPAPVSDAEAQTLISDSYRRYGIMFDTATAHAYSAAQNRNIFRQRSGESLVLVSKDHPAFESEILTRICGESPIIPEYLHGIDTPIPNVPLIKGTKEELIKILNTISEVQ is encoded by the coding sequence ATGAAGTTAGTCAGCACTCGAAACAGCAACATCACTGTTTCTTTTAAACATGCAATCTTTGATTGTATGCCTGCCGACGGCGGTTTATATGTTCCGTACTCCGAACACGATTTACGATCGTGGATATTACACATGAATGAGCAAACGACCTTTTCGACCATAGCGGGTTCGTTAACAGCCGCATTGCTCAAAGAAGAGATTAGTCCGGTTATCTCCGAGCGGATTGCGGCGGCGGCGTTTCAGGGATACAGCCCACGGCTCCGTCAGCTTGATGACCGCCTGTTTTTGCTGGAGCTGTTCCACGGCCCGACCGGCAATCATCGGGACTTCGGCTTTCTATGGCTCGCCTCTGCATTGGAACATCTGCTGACAATAGATGAAAAAAACGCCATCGTAATTGCCTCCAGTACCGGAGCAGGCGGTAGGAGCATGGCGGCGGCATTTGGAAACAAAAAGCATCTTAAATTGATTATCCTATACCCAAAGGGCTATGCAAGGGGACTAAAACCCGAGCATTTATTCCAAAACGGCGGATCCGTTTATCCCGTAGAGGTTGAAGGTGACACTGCCGCAGTCGAAAACCTTATCCGCTCTATTTACCAAGAGCGGCAGCTCATAGAAGAGTATAACTTAACACTGGCAAATACCGTCAACATCGGGCGTATTCTGCCGCAGGTGTTTTTCTATATGTTTGCGTTTACCCGTATAAAGGCACGGACTGCGGGGGAAATATTCTATGCGGTTCCGTCAGGCAACTACGGTAATCTTGCAGCCGGCTTATATGCGTGGAAATTTTGTTTACCGGTAAAAGGTTTTATTACCGATGCGACGGAAGCGCTGAATTGCGACGAAACCGGAAGCTGCCGCTGTGTTGCTTCTTCAATCCCGCTTGCGGAACGCGGCCCTGCCGACCCTGCTGTTCCTTCCAGTATCGAACGACTTGAACAAGTTTTTACGCTCAGCCCCGCTATTATGAAATCGATTATTTTCCCGGCGCCGGTTTCGGATGCAGAAGCACAAACGCTTATCAGCGATTCCTATCGGCGCTATGGCATCATGTTCGATACGGCAACCGCCCATGCATACTCAGCGGCACAAAACCGAAACATATTCCGGCAGCGAAGCGGGGAATCTCTCGTGTTGGTCTCGAAAGATCATCCCGCCTTTGAAAGTGAAATTCTTACCCGGATATGCGGCGAATCCCCGATAATACCCGAATATCTGCACGGTATTGATACGCCTATTCCGAATGTGCCGCTCATTAAAGGAACAAAAGAAGAGCTCATCAAAATTCTCAATACTATAAGTGAGGTGCAATAA
- a CDS encoding HAD-IA family hydrolase — protein sequence MIGHLLFDIDNTLYSASNLMERRISERMFQFIADFLSVPLEEAIKLQHTRRHNYGTTLEWLECEYHFNDRDTYFEAIHPASEISELQPDPKLRSFLISLQLPMTVLTNAPMAHAERVLDFFNIRDLFLGVFDISYNQGKGKPQPDAFIKPLTAVHKTVAETLFLDDCPAYVQGFVQIGGQSVLIDEKEQCTDFTKTSGIPSIKSIYELPPLLERLSV from the coding sequence ATGATAGGTCATTTACTTTTTGATATTGATAATACGCTCTATTCTGCATCGAACCTGATGGAACGGAGAATCTCCGAGCGGATGTTTCAATTTATTGCCGATTTTCTGTCAGTACCGCTGGAAGAGGCCATAAAACTGCAACATACACGGCGGCACAACTACGGCACTACGCTTGAATGGCTTGAGTGTGAATATCATTTCAACGATAGAGATACTTATTTTGAGGCCATACACCCCGCTTCGGAGATTTCCGAATTACAGCCTGATCCCAAATTACGGAGTTTTTTAATTTCGTTACAACTGCCGATGACGGTTTTGACCAATGCGCCGATGGCACACGCGGAGCGGGTTTTGGACTTCTTTAATATCAGGGACTTATTTCTCGGCGTTTTTGACATTTCTTATAACCAAGGCAAGGGAAAACCGCAGCCGGATGCCTTTATCAAACCGCTTACTGCGGTACATAAAACAGTTGCGGAAACATTATTTTTGGATGATTGCCCCGCTTACGTTCAAGGCTTTGTTCAAATCGGCGGGCAGAGCGTACTAATCGACGAAAAGGAACAATGTACGGATTTTACCAAGACGTCCGGCATTCCTTCGATTAAGTCGATTTACGAACTGCCACCTCTCTTGGAGCGACTTTCCGTATAG